The DNA region TGCTCGTGGTCGGCGCCCTGATGCTCGCCGTCGGGGTCGTCGCCGGGGCGCTGGTGGGCGCCGGCTTCGCCCACAACGACACCACGTCGCGCACCGCCAACATCCTGGTCAACGACCAGCCCTCCACCGCCAGCGGCGGCGGCGGTGACGCGGTGCGGGTCGCCCAGAGCCTCGGCCCCGCGGTGGGCACGATCATCGCCAAGCAGACCACCGCCACCACCGGCAGCGCCGCCCTCGGCAGCGGCGTGGTCATCGCCCACGACAGCACCAGCAGCTTCCTGATCACCAACAACCACGTCGTCGACGGCGCCAAGTCGCTCGACCTGGTGATGCCCGGCGGCAAGAACCTCAAGGCCACCGTGGTCGGCACCGACGCCTTCGACGACCTCGCGGTGATCTCGGTGCCCGACACCGGCCTGCCGCAGGCGGTGTTCGGCAAGTCGGCCGACCTCAAGGTGGGCCAGCAGGTGGTCGCCATCGGCAGCCCGCTGGGCAACGACGGCTCGGTCACGGTCGGCGTGGTCAGCGCCCTCCACCGCACCATCCAGGCGGGCTCGGGCACCTCGACCTCCGCCGAGACCCTCCAGGACGTGCTCCAGACCGACGCCTCCATCAACCCCGGGAACAGCGGCGGCCCGCTCGCCGACATGCAGGGGCGGATCATCGGCATCAACGTCGCCGTCGCCGGGAACACCAGCCGCATCGGCTTCAGCATCCCCAGCGACGTCGCCCAGAACGTCGCCCAGGCGCTGATCGCCCACCAGGCGGTGAAGCATCCCTTCCTGGGGATCTCCTACCTCACCGCGATCGACGCCACCGAGAGCGGGCAGCCGTACACCGGGCCCGGGGTGCTGGTCACCAAGGTGGTCGACGGCACCCCCGCCGCGAGCGCGGGCTTCCACACCGGCGACGTGCTGATGGCGGTGAACGGCAGCACCATCGACAACGGCCAGACCCTCGGCGGTCTGATCCAGCAGTATCACGTGGGCGACTCGGTGACCTTCACGGTGCGCCGCGGGAACGACACGATGAAGCTGCAGGCGACCCTGACCGAGCGCCCCAAGGGCCAGTAACCAGCCAGTGTCACGGACCACCGGGGCGGCGGGCAGCCCGCCGCCCCGGTGCGGTTCGGCCAACCCCTGTACGATGCGGCGGTGACCCTCCTCCCCCGCCTCGACCTCCGCAACGTCGCCATCATCGCCCACGTCGACCACGGCAAGACCACGCTGGTCGACTCGATGCTCAAGCAGTCGCGCGTCTTCGCCGCCCACGAGCAGATCGGCACGCTGATCATGGACAGCAACGACCTCGAGCGCGAGAAGGGCATCACCATCCTCGCGAAGAACACCTCGGTGCGCTACAAGGGGGTGAAGCTGAACATCATCGACACCCCCGGGCACGCCGACTTCGGCGGCGAGGTCGAGCGGGTGCTGGGCATGGCCGACGGCTGCCTGCTGCTCGTCGACGCCGCCGAGGGACCGATGCCGCAGACCCGGGTGGTGCTCCGCCAGGCGCTGGCCCTGGGGCTGCGCCCGATCATCGTCGTCAACAAGCTGGATCGCGCCAACGCGCGGCCCGACGAGGCGGTCGAGGCCACCCACGACCTGCTCCTCGAGCTCGCCACCGACGCCGCCCAGCTCGACGCGCCGGTGATCTACACCAACGGGCGGGAGGGCACCGCCACCGCCGATCTGCGCATCCCCGGGGTCACCCTCGAGCCGCTCTTCGACGCGATGCTCGAGCACGTGCCCCCGCCCCGGGGCGACGCCGAGGGCCCGCTGCAGATGCTGGTCTCGGCGCTCGACCACGACACCTACCAGGGACGTCTCGCCATCGGCAGGGTCCACCGGGGACGGCTCCGGGTGGGCCAGTCGGTGGTGGTCTGCAGCGCCGACGGCACCGGCCCGCGGCTGCGCATCGCCGGCCTGCTCGCGGTCGAGGCGCTGGAGCGGCTGCCCGTCGAGGAGGCCGCGGCGGGCGAGATCGTACTCGTCACCGGGCTGGCCGAGGCGGCGATCGGCGACACCGTGGCCGACGCCGACGCGCCCGAGGCGCTGCCCCGTCTCGAGGTCGGCGAGCCGACCCTGCGGATGCAGTTCAGCGTCAACCAGTCGCCCTTCGCCGGCCGCGAGGCGACCGTCAGCAGCACCTCGCGGCAGCTGCGGGCCCGGCTCGCCCGCGAGCTGCAGACCAACGTGGCGCTGCGCGTCGCCGACGGGGTCACCGCCGACGTCTTCGAGGTGAGCGGCCGCGGCGAGCTGCACCTCGCGGTGCTCATCGAGACGATGCGGCGCGAGGGCTACGAGTTCGAGGTCTCACGCCCGCAGGTGATCACCCGCGAGGAGGACGGACACAGCCTCGAGCCGGTCGAGGAGTGCGTCATCGACACCCACCAGGACCACGTCGGCGCGGTCACCGAGGCGCTGGGCAACCGCGGCGCGCAGCTGCAGTCGATGCGCACCGACGCCGGCGGCGGGGTGCGGGTCACCTACCACGCGCCCACCCGCGCGCTGATCGGGCTGCGCAGCAGCATCCTCACCCTCACCCGCGGAACCGGGGTGATGGCCACCCGGGTGCTCGGCTGGGAGCGCTGGCGACAGCTGCCGCGCACGGTGCGCAACGGCGTCCTCACCGCCAGCCAGGACGGCATGGCGGTCGCCTACGGCCTGCTCTCGCTGCAGGAGCGCGGCACCCCGTTCATCGAGCCGACGACGCCGGTCTACGAGGGCATGATCGTGGGGCTCAACCGCCGCCCCGGCGACCTCGCCGTCAACGTCACCAAGCAGAAGCAGAAGACCAACATCCGCAGCTCGAACGAGGACATGACCGTCAAGCTGGTGCCGCCGCGGCGGATGTCCCTCGAGGAGTCGCTCGACTTCCTGGAGGACGACGAGCTCGTCGAGGTGACCCCGGCGAACCTGCGGCTGCGCAAGCGGGTGCTCAACGCCGACCAGCGGATCCAGATGCGCAAGCGCGAGCTGGCGAGGACCTGAGCGCACCGCTCGCCGGCGGCGGCGCGGTGACGCTGCGCCGCCGCACCCCGTGACCTGGTTCGCTCAGGAGGGGACCTGCTTGCGCAGCAGGTCGAGCACCTGGTTCTGACCCTCGAGGATGCCGAGCTGCTGCCTGCTCAGCTCGTGCAGCGCGATCAGGGTCTGGTGGTCGGCGAGGGCACGGGCGTCGGCGGTGCGCTGCGCCAGGTTGGCGCTCACCTGCAGCGAGATCATGATCGACAGCTGGGGCAGGTTGAGGATGGTGAGCAGCAGCGGCCAGGGAGTCCTGTCGAAGCCGACGATGTTCCCCGCGAAGAGCCACACCACGATGCCGACGGTGACGCCGACGAACACCCACATCGAGCCGACGATGACGTTGACGACGTTGGCGGTGCGGTCGAGGAAGCCGGTGCCCCGGTGATGCTTCGACAGCTCCAGGCGTGGCCTGTGGAGAGCCGGGGCGGCGCGCACCTCGGCGTCGACGGCGGCGTGCTTCGGAGTGATCTGCGGCGGATCGGTGGTGGTCATGACGGCCCCTCCTCTGAGCTCACTCGAAGGCCTCGACGCAGCGCACCCCGCCGTCGCCGGCCACCGCCGAGTGCTCGACCCCGGCGGGGATGCGGATGCCCTCACCGGTGGCCAGCGGCAGGCCGTCGAAGCTGATCGTCCCCTCGACCACGAAGAGACGCTTGGGACGGGGATGGCGGTGACGACCGAACACCGCCCCGCCCCCCGCCGACCACGGCGAGGGGTGCAGACCGGCGGCGCGCAGCGTCTGCTCCGGCGCCGGCGAGGCCTCGAGGCGCTCGATCACCCGGGGGAATGTACAGCACCCACCCGGCGGCCGCCCTCAGGCCAGGGCGGCGTCCACCTTGGCGGCCAGGATGAAGTCGTTGCGGGTGAGCCCCTTCACCGCGTGGGTGGTGAGCTCGATCTCCAGCCGGCCCCAGCCCACCCCCATGTCGGGATGGTGCCCCTCGCCCTCGGCGATCAGCGCCACCCGGGTGGCGGTGGCGAAGGCGGCGGCGAAGTCACGGAAGCGCAGCCGCCGCCGCAGCCGGACCTCACCGTCGACCTCCCACTCCGAGGAGAGCTGCCCGTACAGCTCCTGGAGCTCCGGCCCGGTCACCGTCGGGGTCGAGCCGGTGCAGGCCTCGCAGTGCTCCCTGGCGAGCGGCATTACTCGAAGAGGTCGGGCTGCTCGCGGGTGATGCGGTCCCAGATCGGCTGGAACGAGAACCATCCCGCGATCCGCGACCCCACCTGCGAGGCGGTCAGCTCGGCGGAGGCCTCATCGATGAGCACCGGCGACCCCGCCGCCTCGGCGAGCAGCTGGGCCTGGCAGGAGCGCTCCATGGTGAGGAACCACCAGGCCGCCTCGTCCACCGACTGGCCGACGGTCAGCAGGCCGTGGTTGCGGAGGATCACCGCCTTGCGGCTTCCCAGCGCCGTGCTGATCCGCCGCCCCTCCTCGAGGTCGAGGACCACGCCGGTGTAGTCGTCGAAGAGGGCATGATCGCCGTAGAAGGCGCAGGCGTCCTGGGTGATGGGGTCGAGCAGCCGGCCCAGCGACGACCACGACTTCCCATACAGGGAGTGGGCATGGGCGGCGGCGATCACGTCGGGACGGGCCCTGTGGACCTGGGAGTGGATCGCGAAGGCGGCGGCGTTGACCGCCCGGCCACCCTCGACCACCTCGCCCCTGTCGTTGACGAGGAGCAGGTCGGAGACCCTGATCTGGCCGAAGTGCATCCCGAAGGGATTCACCCAGAAGTGATCGGTCAGCTCCGGATCGCGAGCCGTGATGTGCCCCGCCACCCCCTCGTCGAAGCCGCACTTCGAGAACATCCGGAAGGCCGCGGCGAGCCGCTGCTTGCGATGCAGGCGCTCCTCCTCGACCGACGCGAACGACGGGGGCGTGGGGATGGTCAGCTCCCGACGGAGCGCTTGTGCCATGTCTCGACCTCCGGAGGGCGCTGCGACGTCTCCAGTGTACGGCCGCAGCCGCGAGCGACGGCCTCGGCGGCCGCGCCCCGGTGACCCGGCGGCGCTCCTGGTGGGGCTGGGGATGGGAGGACGCCGCCGTCGCCGGCGACGAGCTCGACCGGCTCGCCGGCATGCTCGCCGCCGTCCTCGGCGACCCCGGGCGGCCGCGGGAGGCCCCCGACCCCGAGGCGCTGGGCCTGCCGCCGCCGCGGATCGCCGTGCCCGCAGCCCTCGCCGGCCTCGCCGACGGCACCGACCGGGCCCGGGCGGTGCACAGCCACGGCCAGTCGTTCCTCGACGTGGTGGCGATGCTCGAGGGCGACCTCGACGCCGCCTGCGACTGGGTGCTGCGCCCCGGCGACGAGGGCGAGGTGGCCGCGGTCCTGGAGTGGTGCACCGCCGCCGGGGTCGCCGCGATCCCGTACGGTGGGGGCACCAGCGTCGTCGGCGGGGTCACCCCCCGGGTCGGCGACGCCTACGCCGGAGCGGTGAGCGTCGACCTCACCGGCCTCGACCGGGTGCTCGACGTCGACACCGTGTCGCGGGCGGCACGGGTCCAGGCGGGGGTGCTGGGCCCGGCGCTCGAGGAGGCGCTCCGCCCCCTGGGCCTGACCATGCGCCACCAGCCCCAGTCGTACGAGTTCGCCTCGGTCGGCGGCTGGCTGGCGACCCGGTCGGCAGGCCACCACTCCACCCTGCACACCCACGTCGACGACCGGGTCGAGGGGATGCGGGCGGTGACCCCGCGGGGGACGCTGGAGACGAGGCGGCTGCCCGCATCGGGCGCGGGGCCCAGCCCCGACCGCCTCCTGCTCGGCTCCGAGGGGGCGCTGGCGGTGATCACCGAGGCGTGGCTGCGGCTGGTCGAGCGCCCCCGCTTCCGCGCCCGGGCCACGGTCCGCTTCCCCGACATGCCCGGCGGCTCCGCCGCGGCCATGGCGCTGGGCCGGAGCGGGCTGCTCCCCGCCAGCTGCCGGCTGATCGACGCCACCGAGGCGATGATCAACCGGGTGGGCGACGGCTCCGCCTGCCTGCTGATGCTCGGCTTCGAGTCCGCCGACCATCCCGTGGACGCCGCCCTCGCCCGCGGCCTGGAGCTCTGCGCCGACGCGGGCGGGGTCGCGGAGGCGGTGCGGGAGGAGTCCGGCGCCGGGACCGGGGATGCGTGGCGGTCGGCCTTCGTGCGGCTGCCCTACGTGCGCGACGCGGTCGCACGGCTGGGGCACATCGTGGAGACCTTCGAGACCGCGGTGACCTGGGACCGCTTCGAGGAGCTCTGGCGGGCGGTGTCGGAGCGCGCCGGCGCGGCGGTGGCGGAGGTGTGCGGGGCCGGGCTGGTCACCTGCCGGCTGACCCACGTCTATCCGGACGGGTGCGCCCCGTACTTCACCGTGATCGCTCGCAGCCGGCACGGCGACCAGCGGGCGCAGTGGGCCGCGGTCAAGGCGGCGGCGACCGAGGCCATCCTCGGCGCCGGCGGGACGATCACCCACCACCACGCGGTCGGCCGCGACCACCGCCCCTGGTACGACCGTCAGGTGCCGGCGCTGTTCGCCGAGGGGCTGGCCACGGTGAAGGCGGCGTGGGACCCGGCCTGGATCCTCAACCCGGGAGTGCTGGTGTGACCGGATGGGTGGCGGTTCCCGGCCGTTCCGCGGCCGCTCGCGCCGCGCTCTACAGCCCGAGGCCGGCCACGGGACTGGCCGCGAACCTCTCCGTCCCC from Candidatus Dormiibacterota bacterium includes:
- the typA gene encoding translational GTPase TypA, which codes for MTLLPRLDLRNVAIIAHVDHGKTTLVDSMLKQSRVFAAHEQIGTLIMDSNDLEREKGITILAKNTSVRYKGVKLNIIDTPGHADFGGEVERVLGMADGCLLLVDAAEGPMPQTRVVLRQALALGLRPIIVVNKLDRANARPDEAVEATHDLLLELATDAAQLDAPVIYTNGREGTATADLRIPGVTLEPLFDAMLEHVPPPRGDAEGPLQMLVSALDHDTYQGRLAIGRVHRGRLRVGQSVVVCSADGTGPRLRIAGLLAVEALERLPVEEAAAGEIVLVTGLAEAAIGDTVADADAPEALPRLEVGEPTLRMQFSVNQSPFAGREATVSSTSRQLRARLARELQTNVALRVADGVTADVFEVSGRGELHLAVLIETMRREGYEFEVSRPQVITREEDGHSLEPVEECVIDTHQDHVGAVTEALGNRGAQLQSMRTDAGGGVRVTYHAPTRALIGLRSSILTLTRGTGVMATRVLGWERWRQLPRTVRNGVLTASQDGMAVAYGLLSLQERGTPFIEPTTPVYEGMIVGLNRRPGDLAVNVTKQKQKTNIRSSNEDMTVKLVPPRRMSLEESLDFLEDDELVEVTPANLRLRKRVLNADQRIQMRKRELART
- a CDS encoding trypsin-like peptidase domain-containing protein, which encodes MSGGGSRRPLLVVGALMLAVGVVAGALVGAGFAHNDTTSRTANILVNDQPSTASGGGGDAVRVAQSLGPAVGTIIAKQTTATTGSAALGSGVVIAHDSTSSFLITNNHVVDGAKSLDLVMPGGKNLKATVVGTDAFDDLAVISVPDTGLPQAVFGKSADLKVGQQVVAIGSPLGNDGSVTVGVVSALHRTIQAGSGTSTSAETLQDVLQTDASINPGNSGGPLADMQGRIIGINVAVAGNTSRIGFSIPSDVAQNVAQALIAHQAVKHPFLGISYLTAIDATESGQPYTGPGVLVTKVVDGTPAASAGFHTGDVLMAVNGSTIDNGQTLGGLIQQYHVGDSVTFTVRRGNDTMKLQATLTERPKGQ
- a CDS encoding class II aldolase/adducin family protein; this encodes MAQALRRELTIPTPPSFASVEEERLHRKQRLAAAFRMFSKCGFDEGVAGHITARDPELTDHFWVNPFGMHFGQIRVSDLLLVNDRGEVVEGGRAVNAAAFAIHSQVHRARPDVIAAAHAHSLYGKSWSSLGRLLDPITQDACAFYGDHALFDDYTGVVLDLEEGRRISTALGSRKAVILRNHGLLTVGQSVDEAAWWFLTMERSCQAQLLAEAAGSPVLIDEASAELTASQVGSRIAGWFSFQPIWDRITREQPDLFE
- a CDS encoding cupin, which translates into the protein MIERLEASPAPEQTLRAAGLHPSPWSAGGGAVFGRHRHPRPKRLFVVEGTISFDGLPLATGEGIRIPAGVEHSAVAGDGGVRCVEAFE
- a CDS encoding 4a-hydroxytetrahydrobiopterin dehydratase, whose protein sequence is MPLAREHCEACTGSTPTVTGPELQELYGQLSSEWEVDGEVRLRRRLRFRDFAAAFATATRVALIAEGEGHHPDMGVGWGRLEIELTTHAVKGLTRNDFILAAKVDAALA
- a CDS encoding FAD-binding oxidoreductase translates to MTRRRSWWGWGWEDAAVAGDELDRLAGMLAAVLGDPGRPREAPDPEALGLPPPRIAVPAALAGLADGTDRARAVHSHGQSFLDVVAMLEGDLDAACDWVLRPGDEGEVAAVLEWCTAAGVAAIPYGGGTSVVGGVTPRVGDAYAGAVSVDLTGLDRVLDVDTVSRAARVQAGVLGPALEEALRPLGLTMRHQPQSYEFASVGGWLATRSAGHHSTLHTHVDDRVEGMRAVTPRGTLETRRLPASGAGPSPDRLLLGSEGALAVITEAWLRLVERPRFRARATVRFPDMPGGSAAAMALGRSGLLPASCRLIDATEAMINRVGDGSACLLMLGFESADHPVDAALARGLELCADAGGVAEAVREESGAGTGDAWRSAFVRLPYVRDAVARLGHIVETFETAVTWDRFEELWRAVSERAGAAVAEVCGAGLVTCRLTHVYPDGCAPYFTVIARSRHGDQRAQWAAVKAAATEAILGAGGTITHHHAVGRDHRPWYDRQVPALFAEGLATVKAAWDPAWILNPGVLV